The proteins below are encoded in one region of Lactuca sativa cultivar Salinas chromosome 3, Lsat_Salinas_v11, whole genome shotgun sequence:
- the LOC111884194 gene encoding uncharacterized protein LOC111884194 — protein sequence MTTSKSNSSWSGTSRRKNREIIRCSCGDICPIYVSRTPENPGRKFRGCPNYQDEDGGCGHFKWVDEEEDEFRAFKKQLNLQHKDIESVMLLKLIVGLLVSILVCLVVVVIKM from the exons ATGACAACGTCGAAATCAAATTCAAGCTGGAGTGGCACATCAAGAAGGAAAAATCGGGAGATAATACGATGTAGCTGTGGTGATATTTGCCCTATTTATGTTTCACGCACTCCAGAAAACCCAGGACGAAAGTTTCGTGGCTGCCCTAATTACCAG GATGAAGATGGTGGTTGTGGTCATTTCAAATgggttgatgaagaagaagacgaaTTTAGGGCTTTTAAGAAGCAATTGAACCTTCAACATAAAGATATCGAATCTGTGATGTTGCTCAAACTGATTGTAGGGCTGCTAGTGAGTATTTTGGTATGTCTTGTTGTAGTGGTTATTAAGATGTAA
- the LOC111884187 gene encoding uncharacterized protein LOC111884187 — protein MSCVESDFMRHMETIKKLSPSAYEYLMSRQPKTWCRAYFDRGYACEAVENGISECFNSIIVDARKKPLITMLEEIRIYIMDRFSHMIEENVKWKSNVCPAILRKMQLFGKNMRLWVVVHSQGHVFEARRGCDSYMVDLDSRTCSCRLWDLSGIPCVHANAAINYINQTPDVYIDGYFSKENFKKSYSSNIKPVNGSNLWSQTGFIKPLPPLARRMPGRPTTKRKRHASEQEGRFSSTRVFVPRTVRCGKCLEYGHNQKSCKNEKKPVVPLLPKKRGRPRKHPLLTEYDESLRASQSSQPPMQKNKSKKEASSSKVLKASRSKKEATEFDESLRASKSSQPLKKKNKSKKEASSSKVLKASRSKKEATSPHKEDVSATQKEVVDGIQIGEGDGIQNEDHGDSIEPGDHGDDIQIGEGGGIETGGHGDDIQTGDVNDVIVEDCHIVEEVEVVDVGKEDVLLPRVGLDLHKVLDEVEQGLDEILGEGSFQQQSETYDATQSDYEGNVEFNDGKADGVLVDKVKLDAEQIASMLEAGYSMEEIEGMEGVELELDDMLPVELDMEDVLDHPSDNDDEAVIDDVDGIVDGGGEQEEGGDDGHLGDDEGEQEERGDDEGPDDVPRLTRLRKPSERIILQKLKKTVLDKNGGGSSASNPVRLE, from the exons ATGAGTTGTGTAGAAAGTGACTTTATGAGGCACATGGAAACCATCAAGAAGTTGAGCCCATCTGCATATGAGTACTTGATGTCAAGACAACCAAAAACATGGTGTAGAGCTTACTTTGATAGGGGTTATGCGTGTGAAGCAGTTGAGAATGGAATCTCTGAGTGTTTCAACTCAATCATTGTTGATGCTAGGAAAAAACCCCTTATCACAATGCTTGAGGAGATCAGGATATATATAATGGACAGGTTTTCCCACATGATAGAGGAAAAtgttaaatggaaatcaaatgtTTGTCCTGCTATACTTAGGAAAATGCAGTTGTTTGGGAAAAATATGAG GTTATGGGTTGTAGTTCATAGTCAAGGACATGTTTTTGAAGCTAGAAGAGGATGTGACAGCTATATGGTGGACTTGGACAGCAGGACTTGCAGTTGCAGATTATGGGATTTGTCTGGGATCCCATGTGTACATGCAAATGCAGCCATCAACTACATCAATCAAACACCAGATGTATATATTGATGGGTACTTTTCAaaggaaaattttaaaaagtcTTACTCCTCTAATATAAAACCAGTGAATGGGAGTAATCTTTGGAGCCAAACTGGATTCATAAAGCCATTGCCTCCTTTGGCTAGGAGAATGCCAGGTAGGCCTACTACCAAAAGGAAGAGGCATGCTAGTGAGCAAGAGGGGAGGTTTTCATCAACAAGGGTATTTGTACCAAGAACAGTAAGATGTGGGAAATGCTTAGAGTATGGCCATAATCAAAAAAGTTGTAAGAATGAGAAAAAACCAGTAGTACCCTTGCTACCAAAGAAAAGAGGCAGACCAAGGAAACATCCATTGTTAACTGAATATGATGAGTCATTAAGAGCTTCTCAATCCAGTCAGCCTCCAATGCAGAAAAACAAGTCAAAGAAAGAAGCATCAAGTTCCAAGGTTTTAAAAGCCTCAAGGTCCAAAAAAGAAGCAACTGAATTTGATGAATCATTAAGAGCTTCTAAATCCAGTCAGCCTCTAAAGAAGAAAAACAAGTCAAAGAAAGAAGCATCAAGTTCCAAGGTTTTAAAAGCATCAAGGTCCAAAAAAGAGGCTACTTCACCTCATAAAGAAGATGTTTCTGCAACTCAAAAAGAAGTTGTTGATGGTATTCAGATTGGGGAAGGTGATGGAATTCAGAATGAGGATCATGGTGATAGTATTGAGCCTGGGGATCATGGTGATGATATTCAGATTGGGGAAG GTGGTGGTATTGAGACTGGGGGTCATGGTGATGATATTCAGACTGGGGATGTTAATGATGTTATTGTTGAAGATTGTCATATTGTTGAAGAAGTAGAAGTGGTTGATGTTGGAAAAGAAGATGTTTTGCTTCCAAGGGTTGGTTTAGATCTACACAAAGTGCTTGATGAGGTTGAGCAGGGGCTGGACGAAATATTAGGGGAGGGTAGTTTTCAACAACAATCAGAAACCTATGATGCTACTCAATCAGATTATGAGGGTAATGTTGAGTTTAATGATGGAAAAGCTGATGGTGTCCTTGTAGATAAGGTAAAACTGGATGCTGAACAGATTGCATCGATGTTGGAAGCAGGATATAGCATGGAAGAAATTGAAGGTATGGAAGGGGTAGAATTGGAACTGGATGACATGCTACCTGTTGAGCTG GATATGGAAGATGTATTGGATCATCCTTCTGATAATGATGATGAGGCTGTTATTGATGATGTTGATGGTATtgttgatggtggtggtgaacaAGAAGAAGGAGGTGATGATGGTCACTTGGGTGATGATGAAGGTGAACAAGAAGAAAGAGGTGATGATGAAGGTCCTGATGATGTCCCTAGATTGACAAGGTTGAGAAAACCCTCTGAAAGGATCATTTTGCAGAAGTTGAAGAAGACGGTGCTTGACAAAAATGGAGGTGGTTCATCTGCTAGCAATCCAGTTAGGTTGGAGTAG